The following proteins are co-located in the Verrucomicrobiia bacterium genome:
- a CDS encoding TerC family protein: protein GMMKIFRYLHYGLGAILIFVGIKMIVTDIYHIPIVVALAVIAVILAASIIVSIMRPVKEEP from the coding sequence CGGCATGATGAAGATTTTTCGTTACCTGCATTACGGCCTGGGAGCGATCCTGATCTTTGTCGGAATCAAGATGATCGTCACAGACATCTATCACATCCCGATCGTCGTAGCCTTGGCCGTGATTGCCGTGATTCTCGCGGCATCCATCATCGTTTCCATCATGCGACCTGTGAAAGAAGAGCCGTAA